GCTACCCTGTTCTAACGGTTTCACGAGCGTTCTGACTGTCGTAGACAGGTTTACTCGCTGGCCAGAAGCTTATCCTATACATGATCAGACTGCCGAAACGACAGCTAGGTGCCTAGTTAGCCAGTATATTTCGCGGTTTGGCGTGCCATTAGAAATCACGACTGACAGAGGAAAGCAGTTCGAGTCGCAGTTGTTTGCCGAATTGTGTAAGTTGTTAGGCTCAGACAGGATCCGTACAACATCGTATCATCCGCAAGCCAATGGCATGGTAGAGCgttttcatagaaattttaaagattCGATAATCGCTAGATGTAATACTGTTCATTGGACCGACGAGTTGCCTCTAGTCTTGCTGGGAATAAGAGCTACAGTGAAAGAAGGCTTAGGATGCTCACCAGCTGAGTTAGTATATGGGCAAACTTTGAAGATTCCGGGAGAATTTTTCGTCGATACACCGCTGACCGATCCGCTCGATCAttctaattttgttgataGGTTGCGAAAACATATGCGTGCTGTAAAGCCAGTTGAGCCTGCGGTTTCCCGACAAGCTCAAGAGAGCGTTCCCAAGGCGTTAAGTACGTGCAGTCACGTTTTCGTTAGAATTGACAGGGTAAAGCCTAGTCTGCATCCCCGTTACGACGGACCATTTAAAGTTATTAAACGTTTGAGGAAGGGTTTGAGTGCTGATAGCTATAAACTAAGTACACGTTCAGACGGGATGTCCTTTCGtagtttgtaatttttttttgtttttcttgttttttttttgttgaaaagggGAATAATGTAGTGGTCGTGAACTGAGTCACTACCCCTACGTAACAAgtgtcgaaatgtcaaataacaTCGCATTCTCTTAGTACGAACTCTCTCGTTATATTCGGTTAACCGACCGTAATATAACTAGAGCGTATGAGTTACGACGAAGATCTTTATTCACTCGACCACCATAGCGTCAGCATCATTTAAACGAGctcaataaattgtaattagtAAGTCGAACAGTGGCCTTTCATTTTACGTATTAGATAGGAGTCCGAGACTTCTACACCGACATACAAAAGCACAAGCACACCAGACATTCACGAGCCAACATTTACGTGAggttttgttcgatgtttatTAGAGCTAACCTTTTCATCATCTAGACCTGTGAGTctgggaaatgttttttttttcctgactGGAATAATCAGTGAAATGACCACAAACAGTAATGGTATGGCATGAAATCCACGCCACTAACACATTGAATGCGAGTTACAACGCGTTCGAATTTCTTCTGCAGACATCATTGTTTACTAACCCATTGACTGATTGACGCAAACAACAGACCGTTATTTTAACTCGGTTGGTGatggacaaaaaattttatgttccaGAAAAGACAGTCAACGTTCGCCTTTAGGATCTTCGTTTTAAATGTGGAAAAAAGACGGTTTTCTTGACTGCTCCATATATGTCAACATCTGTACAGAAATAGCGACTGAAAGTGGACGGACCACACACAgctcaaatttatttctattaaCGAATTGTGGATGGGCGAcattgcattttgtttgtttgtcttaTACTTAATGATTGCTAGCAGATTTGATAAGAGAGACTGTCTAAATCTAATCAAGCCTAAAACTCAGCGACCACTCTCAATTATGTAGaacaatattaaaaatcatGGCCAAAGCCCAATTACAGTTAGTAGAGCCACACCCAAAGTTTCGGAgtcggttttttttgtattattttcgaattgatttcaaatgtttttcgtaaatgAAATGGTGGCTCTGAAAAGAGCCGTTTGTTTTGATGTCGGAGATTTCAAtgtgaaaccattttttttaaaaccaatttactTGGAGCTGGTGTATTTGGTGACGGCTTTTGTGCCTTCACTGACAGCGTGCTTGGCCAATTCACCAGGCAACAACAGACGAACAGCGGTTTGAATTTCCCGACTGGTGATGGTCGATCGTTTGTTGTAGTGAGCCAAACGGGATGCTTCGGCAGCAATGCGTTCGAAAATATCATTAACGAAACTGTTCATGATACTCATGGCTTTGCTCGAAATACCAGTGTCTGGATGCACTTGCTTCAACACTTTGTAGATGTAGATGGCATAAGATTCCTTACGCTtgcgtttcttcttcttgtcgCCTTTCGAAATGTTCTTTTGTGCCTTGCCGGCCTTCTTTGCAGCTTTTCCGCTTGTCTTTGGTGGCATGTTTACTGAACGATACACTCAATGAAACTATATCAATACCGTCACATTCGTACCGCACTTTTATATTCACTTTTGTTCAACGAGATGGCTCCGCCCATTCATCCATATGATTGAACGAACGTTCATATAAAGACAGTAGACGTGTACGTTCGGTATCATTCAGTCGTTCAGTTTCGTGCTGTAaacaagtaaattaaaaaaccaatttcaaaaatgtctggCCGTGGTAAAGGTGGAAAAGTTAAGGGAAAGGCAAAGTCTCGTTCGAACCGTGCCGGATTACAGTTTCCAGTCGGTCGTATTCACCGATTGTTACGTAAAGGCAACTATGCCGAACGTGTCGGTGCTGGTGCTCCAgtttatttggcagctgtgaTGGAATATTTGGCTGCTGAAGTATTGGAATTGGCTGGTAACGCAGCCCGTGACAACAAGAAGACCAGAATCATTCCACGTCACTTACAGTTGGCCATCCGCAACGACGAAGAATTGAACAAGTTGTTGTCGGGCGTAACCATTGCCCAAGGTGGTGTTCTGCCCAACATTCAGGCAGTTTTGTTGCCCAAAAAGACCGAAAAGAAGGCTTAATTGTCCTGTATACTGGAAACATCTCGAGTATACCCGAAAAAAACGCCCTTTTAAGGGCgaccaaaaatttaacgaaaaacaattgaatcatTCGATAGAATAATACGAGAAAAATAGAAGCTTTTCTGTTGGTGCTGCGTTCATTTTCAGCTGCAATTTTAAAGAACAAAGCGTTTTATGATGCGCAACTCGCATGGCTTTAAtcagaaaatatcaaatttgttatcgTCGCCTTAAGTCAGACGCTATACTCTTTGTAACGTACACAACTtgtgaatgaagaaaaatgaatgggtcgctttgtgttgtttttttttagcctTTTCCCTTACACAATAATTTCCCTAGCCCAATTTTGCTACTGTTGTTAACGCTCCATTAATTATAATCGAAAACAGAACTAATCTCAAGACGTACACATGCGTCACACATTCAGAAGTTTcattcgaaattcaatttcatcatttcatGTCATTAACATTATTCCTCTCAGCATATAGGgttttgtattattatgtTCGAAAGTGAGTatcgaatcgtttttatttatgattttggCGGCCCTGAAAAGGGCCATTTTAATAAGCGCGATGCTCTTGTTAACGCAGAATGATTTAACCTCCGAAACCGTACAATGTACGTCCCTGTCGTTTCAAGGCATAAACGACATCCATGGCTGTTACGGTCTTACGTTTAGCATGTTCCGTGTAGGTGACTGCATCTCGGATAACATTTTCCAAGAAAACTTTCAGAACACCACGGGTTTCTTCATAGATCAAACCGGAAATACGTTTGACACCACCACGACGGGCCAATCGACGAATGGCTGGCTTCGTAATACCTTGGATGTTATCACGCAAAACTTTGCGATGACGCTTGGCGCCTCCTTTTCCCAAACCTTTACCACCTTTACCGCGTCcagtcatttttcaattttatttttttattcgaactgTGCAACACAACGACCAAGTCGATACTGAATGTTTTGCAAGCGGTACGCACTCATTTATATACACTTCTCCCCTCCACTTGCATTTTCCGTTTTCCGGCTAAAATCTTCAATTTCCgcacaaatttcgatttttctcgattttctattTGCTGTCGacgaaattaaggaaaatcaaaaagaaaattttccgattccAGTCGACAAAGTTGGGAAAATGCAAACATTCCGTGCCATACAACGAGCTGTCAAAATGATATAAATAGAGGGGAATGTGTTGCGCTCTCCTCATTCTGTTTCTGATCGTTGACAAGCAAACAACAgcaaaagagagaaaaatggcTCGTACAAAGCAAACTGCACGTAAATCGACCGGTGGCAAAGCACCTCGTAAACAATTGGCCACCAAGGCTGCACGTAAAAGTGCACCAGCTACTGGTGGAGTTAAGAAGCCACATCGTTATCGCCCTGGTACCGTTGCATTGCGAGAAATCCGTCGCTACCAAAAGAGCACCGAATTGTTGATTCGTAAATTGCCTTTCCAACGGCTCGTTCGTGAGATCGCTCAAGATTTCAAGACCGATTTACGTTTCCAAAGTTCGGCTGTTATGGCTCTACAGGAGGCCAGCGAAGCCTATTTGGTCGGTCTGTTCGAAGACACCAATTTGTGCGCAATCCACGCCAAGCGAGTTACCATCATGCCAAAGGATATCCAATTGGCCAGACGTATTCGTGGTGAACGTGCTTAAGATGTTACATAAGTGACGACATCCCACAATCAAAATCGGTCCTTTTCAGGACCAACAAATTCATAACGAAAAACGATACGTTCATTTTCCGTATAAACaataatacaaattacaaaccTTTCGAGTATAGGAGATGAGAATATTGGGCAGATTTTTCAACTgtcaaaaaacacaaattgtaATCTGAGATGATCTTCTCACCGGCTCACCGGTTtagcaaatagttttttttttagaaatttggaAATGAACAGAACATTCTGTCATTTTAGCGACCCTTTGTCGTTGTCTCGGACATGTTCGATGAATTGTTTATGCAgtgaataaacaaaatttgttggaTCATCTTCGTTCTGCCGTTCTTACGTCTTAAAATTATCTAAATGTCTGCTAACGACATGAAAGACAACAAATGTTGTCTGAGCTCCGGTTTTTTGCTTCAGCAAATGTATACGTTAGAACGATAAGACAATGTTGTTTCCGTGAGGGACTAATAGTTTGTCGGTACCTCTACATGCGGTTCCATGGCAATATTGTTTCCGTGAGGGACTAACAATTTTTCAGTATCACTTGCAAGTGGCATTGAACTGATAAGTGAAAGGCAAGTGTATTAGTTCTAGAAACTTTGTGATAACAGTAAAAAGAAATATGGCCGACCTTGTCGTACCAACAGTGCCGTCCTTAAAAAAAGTCGCGCCGAAAACTGCATCGAAACACCCTCCAACAGCGGAAATGGTTAACGTTGCGATCGAAACCTTAAATGACCGTGGTGGCTCATCACTGTATGCCATTAAGAAGTATATTTCAGCGGCTTACACGCTTGACATCGAGAAATTATCGACATTAATTAAAAAGTACCTGAAAAGTGCCGTTGCTAGCGGTGATATAAAGCAAACGAAAGGAAAAGGAGCGAGTGGCTCGTTTAAATTAGGTGCTACCGCATCCGAACGAAAGAAAGCTGCTGCTAAAAAATCGAAACACGTGACCGGTGAGGAGAAAGCCAAAGCAAAGAAAGCTTCTGCTGAAAAGAAGAAAGCAACGGCTGAATCTAAGGAAAAGAAGAAACCAGCGGCCGAATCTAGTGAAAAGAAGAAAGCTTCAGCTCCTGCAAAGGCAGCTACTCCAAAGAAGGCTGCTAAATCGCCGAAACAAAAGTCGACGAAACCAACGGCAGCCGCTACAAAGGCAAAGGCTCCTAAGCCGAAAAAGGCTGCTTCGACCGCAAAGATGGTCACACCGAAGAAAGTGGCTAAAcccaaaaagaaataaatttcatcaattgATTTAACGTCCCCCCTGTAATAATTTGATCAGTCCTTATAAGGGCTACCGAACACATAAAggaaaacaattgaattcaGTTCGCATAATAATACAGCAAACCGTTAGACCTTTTGTTTGAACAGACAATTGGTTGAATAGTCCATGTGCAGAGCTACACATGAACTGAAATTTCCATAGAATTTCAAACAATCATGTTGAAAACTCTCAATTGTAAGTTTATTGGTACGAGTTGATAGCCTTTGTCTATGCATTGTGTAACTGTTAACAATGGGTGCGAAAGAAGTAATGTGAATTTGTTGTCGCCATACTCATATCGTTCTGGTGGTTCTGAGAAATGTACGAAATAACGTTATTGTGGTATGCGGTATCATTTCGACAACTTAAATCCACCACTCAGTTTTGCAGAGTGTGAGTGTTTGTATTA
The sequence above is drawn from the Bradysia coprophila strain Holo2 unplaced genomic scaffold, BU_Bcop_v1 contig_200, whole genome shotgun sequence genome and encodes:
- the LOC119075403 gene encoding histone H2B-like, with protein sequence MPPKTSGKAAKKAGKAQKNISKGDKKKKRKRKESYAIYIYKVLKQVHPDTGISSKAMSIMNSFVNDIFERIAAEASRLAHYNKRSTITSREIQTAVRLLLPGELAKHAVSEGTKAVTKYTSSK
- the LOC119075401 gene encoding histone H2A; the protein is MSGRGKGGKVKGKAKSRSNRAGLQFPVGRIHRLLRKGNYAERVGAGAPVYLAAVMEYLAAEVLELAGNAARDNKKTRIIPRHLQLAIRNDEELNKLLSGVTIAQGGVLPNIQAVLLPKKTEKKA
- the LOC119075407 gene encoding histone H4, whose translation is MTGRGKGGKGLGKGGAKRHRKVLRDNIQGITKPAIRRLARRGGVKRISGLIYEETRGVLKVFLENVIRDAVTYTEHAKRKTVTAMDVVYALKRQGRTLYGFGG
- the LOC119075398 gene encoding histone H1E-like isoform X2 translates to MADLVVPTVPSLKKVAPKTASKHPPTAEMVNVAIETLNDRGGSSLYAIKKYISAAYTLDIEKLSTLIKKYLKSAVASGDIKQTKGKGASGSFKLGATASERKKAAAKKSKHVTGEEKAKAKKASAEKKPAAESSEKKKASAPAKAATPKKAAKSPKQKSTKPTAAATKAKAPKPKKAASTAKMVTPKKVAKPKKK
- the LOC119075398 gene encoding histone H1A, sperm-like isoform X1 is translated as MADLVVPTVPSLKKVAPKTASKHPPTAEMVNVAIETLNDRGGSSLYAIKKYISAAYTLDIEKLSTLIKKYLKSAVASGDIKQTKGKGASGSFKLGATASERKKAAAKKSKHVTGEEKAKAKKASAEKKKATAESKEKKKPAAESSEKKKASAPAKAATPKKAAKSPKQKSTKPTAAATKAKAPKPKKAASTAKMVTPKKVAKPKKK
- the LOC119075398 gene encoding histone H1E-like isoform X3, producing the protein MADLVVPTVPSLKKVAPKTASKHPPTAEMVNVAIETLNDRGGSSLYAIKKYISAAYTLDIEKLSTLIKKYLKSAVASGDIKQTKGKGASGSFKLGATASERKKAAAKKSKHVTGEEKAKAKKASAEKKPAAESSEKKKASAPAKAATPKKAAKSPKQKSTKPTAAATKAKAPKPKKAASTAKMVTPKKVAKPKKK